From Brucella anthropi ATCC 49188:
CTCCGCGCATTACCCCGCGTTTGCTGACATAGATTACTGATGTCGGGTCGGGCTCTTCGTCTGACACCGCTTCCTCATCGGAGGTCGAATATTTCGCCTGTGCGATCAGGCACGCACATTGGAACATGGCTTTGATTTCTGCGCGCGACCAGTGTCTGGCTTCCACGGTCGTATCGAAACCGACGATCCCTCGCAGCCGACACTGATGAAAAACCGGTATGCTGAGTATGCTTTGATTGCCCTGACGCAGGAATTCAGCCTGGATGGCGCGCGCGGTGCGCGGCAGCCCCCTGACATCGTGGACGGCGACGGCCTGTCCCTCGGTCAGATAGCGGTGCAGCCAGCCAATCAGCGTGGTTGGGGTTTCCTGAAGTTCGGAAATATAGGCGGTTGTATCGCCTTTGCACCATTCATGCGTGTTACAAAACCGCAGCAGATCAGGCGAATATTCAATCATCCAGGCGCGATCAGCCCGCG
This genomic window contains:
- a CDS encoding LytTR family transcriptional regulator DNA-binding domain-containing protein, which codes for MDSAVGAYRIYSEKECSDAPALDWPYVCALHLLREPFENAISEFLAFVGNASRADRAWMIEYSPDLLRFCNTHEWCKGDTTAYISELQETPTTLIGWLHRYLTEGQAVAVHDVRGLPRTARAIQAEFLRQGNQSILSIPVFHQCRLRGIVGFDTTVEARHWSRAEIKAMFQCACLIAQAKYSTSDEEAVSDEEPDPTSVIYVSKRGVMRGVSPEEIIGVRSAGNYSEIWLGDGSSVLDSRPLGIWAGILPASVFFRIHRTTFINVLHVSDLDRSTIDKWLVRMRGIDQSWPVSRSYRKALRERLGF